The Mycteria americana isolate JAX WOST 10 ecotype Jacksonville Zoo and Gardens chromosome 2, USCA_MyAme_1.0, whole genome shotgun sequence genome contains the following window.
AGAGTGCACTGCGTGTAGGAGGGCAAAATCAGTGCGGTGTAACTgctcatcttttcccttttcttccttctgtttcagaCTTTTCATCCATCCAAAGGATAAAGCAATGTGATATAGAGAACTCATTCCACACCTGCAGTTAATTCAGATTAGACTCTCTGAAACACATGGGTTTCTAAAATCTGTGTGTGAATAAACAAATGTTTTCTCAGACACCAGGGCTGATTCAGGAATGATTTATAAGTAGCAAGGAGGGCTATGTGAtaggtaatttattttcagtctgaCTGGATTTACtcagaattttgaaaaatgaagttttttattTGTGCCTTATCCAACCTGTCCAAGCTGTCAGCAATGAAAAAGTTGCAGAATTTGTGATGATCATAGAGGCTTTTCTCCCAACAGATAATTACAGTTGTAACAAAAGTTACATTTATCTCAGATGATTTCTAAACACTGTACATTTAAAGGTCTCTGAGAGGCCAAccgaggcaaaaaaaaaaagagggtggaggagaaggaagtgTTCTGGAGACATTTTAGAGAAGACATATGAGGAAATGAGCATGTAGTTTTTCTGGAGAGGTATGTAGGAATCCAGTAAAGAGTTATGTCTGATCATTTTAAGAATCAGAAGGTGCCGCTGAAgttgcagcattttttattaaatcctttcttcttctcacctCTTTTCTCACCTGTCACTTCTTGACTTCAGTTATCAAAAGCTGCTTTGGCAGTCCAGCTGtgttcttttgttcctttttaataTGGTGCTCTCTTTTGTCTATTCTGTCTAGGGTCCAAAAGTTTCCTTAGTTTTGAGTGTTTAAAAGCTTAAAATGGTGGAGTGCTCTCTGTGCAGGGAAACTATTTCACCTGATTGGCAATGTGGGATGGTAGGGCAAATACATCTTGGGAAATGTGAAGACAAAATGAGTACTTGGAGACTAGAATAATGCAAATTTCTTATGTACTTAAGCAGTAATTTTGGTAAACTTCACCAATATTTATCCAAGCTTTGTTTGTTGTCTGTCTTACAGCAACATGTTATCCAAAATGCAAAAATGGTGGGGAGTGCCTCAGACCTGGAAAATGCAGATGTCCACCTGGCTATGGGGGTAGATACTGTCATAAAGGTGAGTAAAACTCAAACAAGTGATAGCTTGGAAAGAGAAGGAGtttgaaaacagacaaaactaATTTAGGACTCCTCAGGTCCAGGAGCTAATGCTCTTTGAAATAATGACCTTAATTCCTTAGACCTCTGACCTTACTGTCAAAAAATGTATGGCCTAGAGGATCTGCATGCTTGCAGGAGAATAAGGTAGAGTACATGTACTGAAATTTGTTGTGAGAATCTGAGAGAATTTGGTCCCTTGGAAAATACCTTGTTTATGTGTTCTGTAAATATTCTGTAGTTTAAATGCTGTTTAGCTCTATAACAGACTCTTTCTAAATAATTTAACGAGATGACTTCTATagatacatatttctgtattagGTGGTTGAAAGTTTTGTGTAGTATCTGCAAGATGGTAATATGGAGGGCAAGTTGCTAAAGATACGCGTGGCAATGTATTGTTGATAGGTAATGGGAGATGACAGAGATGATGAGTAGCAAAGAccaatttttatggttttgtgaAGCCTATCGAATATATGCATGGATTGGAAAAGGCAATCCAAGAAAACATTGTTATGTTGTTATGAACTGATCAGACTACTGATGATAACTTGAGCTCTGGGATAAAAGGGGAAGCAAACTTGAaatatttgaggggaaaatgATGTAGTAGGCAAGATATCCCCAGagagtgaaggaaaagaaagcattgttttcctttcagaagaaaagcctCAACCTGGCACTTAAGAAATTTCTAGAAGTTCTTTTTGAACAGACACTGGTAAATTAGTTGGGCAGTCATCACTGTGCTGAGAACTTAGTAAGCATTCTGTCTGACTGTGGTCACAGCAGCTAGCAACATGTCACAGGATTCTCAATTTGTGCTTGATGTTTATTCTGcaggcattttttttatttccttcaaatgtGAAATAGCTACAAGAGTTTACTTGGAATGTAACCTAATGGGTACTTGGGGAAGTGACTCGGCTAGCTTCTGCAGCTCTCTGGAGTCTTGTTGTTTTGGGTTGTctgtgggcttttttgttttgttttattttttaataaagctgtATTTGGTATTTTATGAAGAAAGCATGACCTGAGTGTACCTAATGTGGGAACATCTGTCTGAGTTTGCAGAAGCTTAAACTGTAGCTCTGGGATGTTAACTAGACTGAATGGGAATTCAGCTGCCAGTGATAATAATTTGATATAAAAATTGTTAACATTGTAGAGGAATAAGAAAGATGAGGAAGTGCCTTCTGATGAAGAACTGTATAACACAGTACTATTGTGTAATGCATTGGGAAATAACTGTTCATTTTGAGTAGACATAACAGTGTTGACAGCAGTGAGGTAAACTGGAGCATGGTCAGCTTCATTTtgcagcaaaaggatttttttttttatttcttaaaagccAACTGAAAGTGTAGATTTGTGGGGTCTTGATAGGGACCCCACAAGAAGGGGGAACTTGACCTTCTCAGAAGAGCCTAAATCAGAAGCAAGGTGAGAAGTACTGCtcaaatagaaaaagcagaatgaggaTTCAGTTTATGCTAATACTACAGTCTAGACTTGGATTTGTATCTGAGTAAAGGTCCTACTTGTATCTGTTATCATGTTATCCCTGTAAAGCAACGGATGTGCTTGTGCTTACCTGTAAGGTGGAGTACTGTGGCATATGGAGCCTGGATGTACAAACTCTCGGTGCAGTGCAGTGCAATGTGCTAttacagaatcacacagaatcacagaatagttgaggttggaagggacctctggaggtcatcttgtccaaccctcctactcaagcagggccacctagagccagttgccaaggaccatgtccagacagcttttgaagatctccaaggagggagactccacaacctcactgggcaacctgtgccagtgcttggtcaccctcacaatatccactgctctcccctcatctaccaggccagtcatttcatcgtaGAAGcgtatcaagttggtcaagcacgACTTcctttggtgaagccatgctgactattcttgatgattttcttgtccttaatgtgcctggaaatggtttccaggatcaGCTGTTCCATTACCTTCCCAGgtattgaggtgaggctgaccagcctgtagttccctgggtcctccttgcCTTTCTTAAAGAttggagtgacatttgctttcctccagtctttaggcacttctcccagtcaccacGACTGATCAAATACAATCAGTATTAAATACATTAACTTATACTGTGTGACAAAGAAATATGCAAACAAGCTTTGAAGAGCTTTTCTGGCTGTGCTGGAGTTGACTTGCGTGTCCTTGTGTGTTCAGCATTTGTGCCAAAAATCTGTTGGCTGAAATCAAGGTTAAAACTTGTGGTAGAATAGAGGTTTGGACTTTTTTCTACCAAGTATCAAGCAGACATCCCAACTGTCCATCATTATAATGAAGGATAGTTGTTTCTCTTCAATATAGTGAAGGTGGTGTATACATTTACATTCATGCTTGTGGAAGGATGCATTTGATTGTACAAAACAGTGATTATGCCATATTTCAAAGATGGTGCACACCACAGTTGATACCAATCATATGCCTGGCATAAATAATGCTTCATTAATGAGGCCTTCAGGGCTTTGACCTGTAGAATGATTCTGGAACGAGGAGGCTGACTTAGTTGGCCTTTGGGAAGGCACTGCTCAACCTGACTATAGCCATAGCTTCATTTGTCAAAGTAATATCCCCTTTTCTTCTTCGTCTTGTTATGGGTAGGTCCTGTCAGGTAAGGAAGTATGTGAATCCTTGACCGCATGTTACTGGCTTACAAGCTGTGATTTGGCAAGATCAACGAGAATACGCATGTTAGTAGTTACTGTGGTGTAGCTGATGAACAGTTGGTTCACAGttgtgggggggagggggctgtgccATAGCGATAATCGTGTTTGGTTGTTAGTACTCTCAGGCTAAATGCTCAAAGAGcttttaagcacatgtttaattttaacagcattttgaGTTGGCATTTGCAGACATGGTTCTGTCATCCTCACTCCTTATGGAATTGTGCCTTTCTCCGAATAGTTGAAATTTTAGTCTTTGCAGATGTGATAAAAAAAGCAGTTGATGGTAGACCAGCTGTTTAAAGATAATTGTCTGAAgtcctgtgctgcttctgaaatgcacTGCGTATGCTGTTCTTCCGCAGTAAGCTGTGAAGGAGGCTGTCAAAATGGCGGGGAATGCATCTCTGTCAATGGAGTTGTGAAGTGCCTTTGTGCTTCTGGCTGGACAGGATCAAGATGCCAAGAAGGTGGGTATCTAcattcatgaaaatattcataTTGAATCAAAATATAACTGCAGTaacaaaatcatttaaaaagtattaaaaggcTAATAACTATGGAAATGTCATTGCATTACTACAGAAATGAAGGACCTGCATTATTGGTACACACTCAGATAAAATAGTGTCAAATTGTTTTGCATTAAAGTGTACATCTGTTAACATTTAAACCAAAATTCTTAACGCAGTAcgtaagtatttttttccatttccaggaCCATGGAAATGCCTTTAGAGTTTTACCAGTTGAATATCTGGcctggaagaaaatgtgttttgccaTTTTGATTTGTATCATCCTGAATCTTTCATTCTGTCAGGATTCTTTTATATCAGTTTTATAAATCCTGCTGACTTACCCATTCTTTTCTTCTAGCAATTTGTCCTCAAGGTTGTCGGAATAATGGAGCTTGTGTGGCTCCTGGGATTTGTAGCTGTCCAGCTGGATGGGTTGGTGGAGCATGCCACTTAGGTAAACGACTTCTGACATTTTTTCGTTTATCCTTTTCTCTACTTGTTTGATTTACCAATATAGTGCTCAAATCTTCAGCGCCTAACAAAGCTGCTAGGAAAGTATCTTAGAATAGTAAATGAGAGCTGCTTCTGCATACTGAGGATCTTACAAGTATGCATAAGGAGTAGATGGCTTTTCAATTTAGTCAGACAGAACTTTTCCACTTTAAGTAAATTCAGATTCAGATTTGGTTGTCACCAAATTCATTACTTGTCAGTTAGTTCAAATACttgtcagtatttctgaaatattttctataaactGAGACCCCAGTATAAAGAACTGAAAATGGCCATTATAGAAACACTATCATTGCTGATGTGGGTTGGAAGCTTCATTAAATTTTATGGACATGGAAAATTGAAACTTGCTTCTCACTTTGAGGGTAAGTTGGCAGCATCAACTCCAGGTGCTCTTAAAAGAGTAAGAGGAAGCCGGCTGTAATCAGGATTAGTACTGAATGACAGTCTTGCTGAACAACTGCTTGCATTTTTCCGAATTTTGATTCACAAAAGCAGATGATGATTATAAAAACTTTAATCTACCCTTCTCTGGCAGGGCCTTGTATGCTCATAACAGCACTGCCTTGATGCTAAAAGCAATAATCCTGAGACTGTAAAACggaaaggcttttttgtttgctctctGGGAGACTGAGAGAAAGCTCatttaaacattgcttttaaacTGGATATCGTGGGTGCAAGGTCTCTGGATTAAGTCATCTGCATTTGAAATTTTTGTGTGGCTGTGGGAATCCAAATCAGCCAGTGTTACTTCTTCTGCAACATACATAGTCAAGCAAACATTAACAAGTAATACTTTAACATTCCCATTTGACAAGCAAAACGCTTATCCTTTGTATTCATCAGTGTATCGAGACAGAGGGTGATATTAAAAGGTAAGTATGGGAGATGCAGAGAACTCACAAAATGCTTAGCTCCATTCCCTGCACCAGCAATAATGACAGAAGTGTTCAGGTGCTTAATGTCAAAATAATCACTGTTCCTGAACTAACTAGATCTGCATTCAGTTTGACTTCTGTTGGTACAGGTGCTCATAAGCAAATTACAGCCCCTGGCTTGTTACCTGAACTGGTGTGTTCACTAAACCTGTGCCCACTCAGTTCTCCTCTGCTCCTCTTTTGGGTGAGTGGGGAAACAGAAGGGCAGTGTGTGAGCAACAGCTAGTATGTGGCAAGCGTTTCCTCATGCATGTGGATCCAAGAACTGGCTTGAATAAGTTTCAGCAGGAATTTTTATTGTTCCCTCGCTTTCATGGAGGCATCCATCTCAAAAATAGCCTGTGCCTTATAGAACAACGGAAATGATGGTATTTTAAAAGGGGAATGGAGCATGAATAAGACTAGACGTACTGTGACTGTATTCTAGTGAAGATCACGATGCCATAAATCGAGAGACAGTGCTTTTCAGTTCTTccattatgcttttatttatacTGTCCCAGTGCGGTCACCAGGGAACAATTCTGCTAGCACAgtgagacaaagaagaaaaatgatgctGTGTTGTGCTGAAGACGTACTATGTATCTGGTGTCTCATTTCAGCTGTATGTAAACTACCTTGTCAACATGGAGGAAAATGCATAGCTCCAAACGTGTGCCGATGTCGACTGCCGTACTCTGGTCTACAGtgtacaaagaaaaggaaggaatgaagCAACTTCAGCAAAGAtaagctgcattttcttcatgtaaCTCTTCATATAGAGATGAAGTCTGCAGCAGTGCGGGACCTTAAAACAAACATGGTAACTAATTGATTTCAGATAGCTTTTTGTCTTCATTATATTAAGTAAATGCATTTCtgtatgaaagaaaattattgctGATTGTAACAAAGCTGTTAAAAGTATCCAAGTGTGTGTAGTGTATAGCACAcgttttcttctgttctcatttttcttcgTAAGCAGAAGTATTATGTCTTGGTTGATACAGCtgaccttgaaataaaatttactcTTCAAATAAAGTACTTCAGAATAGATCTATGCTctactttttgatttttttcccctttgactAGAATTATTGCGTTATATTAatgatatgtttttaaaaagcacatgaaaCAAAATGTCCTTAATTCAGATTATCAGAAGTGGATGTTAGTTCAAGTATAATTTACCTTTAATAAGATTACACAGTTGCAAGAGGAAACTTGCAGAGTTTGCATCTTTCTGGAACATCAGCAAACTGCAAAGCATCTTATTAAAATCCTGGTTATCACTTTATATATGCTTCCTGCCCCTCCCCCAATCAGATTTGGATCTTGGTCAGTTAAACAgccttaaaaaacccccacaaaacacaGTACTTGTTCAGACAGTTCCACTGTTACTTTCTAAAAGCTTAATCCATGCTGATACTCTAAAAGAGTCCTTATCTTGACCACTTCTACAATCATATTATCTGATCATCTCTCAACTTCCAATTACTTCCTTTCCTTATTCCAGTAAGGTAGGGAAATGTGTTTATCTCCCTTCTGGAGATGTAGACATCGATGATTCATTCCTATTCAAGATTGTGTTGTTATAGGAGCAATATAACGGGACGCTAGAGAGTGGCAGTGAGAAAAAGCCGTGTCTGTCACAAATCACCTGTGCGGAGGATGCTGCGGCTTGTCCTCTGGACATGTTCCAGTTTGGCCTCGTTTAGGTTTTCCAGCCTTTTGAATGGGCTGCAGATTGGACTGAGACTCCTACGTTAATTATTCCATGTCTCATTTGTGCTGTTTCTTGAGTCCTACAGCTGAGGAAGGTTTTGCCAAAACATGCAAGTTGAATCACTCAAGTTTCTGAATGGTTtccagatacatatttttttttgagagataGATTGATTTTCATTGTCTTCCAGGTGCACCTAGAATTTTTGGTGGCAGAATTTTAACTATGCATTATTTTAATCCATTTGCCTATGCATTCTTTTAATCCATTTGATGGAATAACATTGTATCTGTGTATAAGCTCCCTTACCAGAACATGTAGCTTTCATGGGCAGAGTGACTTACACGGACACATTTCTCCAGGAATTACAAGCCACCAAGCATCGAcaagaagcaaggaaatgggGTCTTCTCAGTTACCAACCTTCTCTTAAAGACAGAACCCAAGCATACGGAGGGCAAATGAAAGACAATGGTATAGTTCATGAGACTCCTGTTTTCTGTTACAAGCAATTGCTGCGTTGTGTAGTTGAGAAGCCTTCCTGGAGGCTGCTGCATTTGGTTCAGATGAAACCTGCTGTGGACATGTGTTGCGCGGGTTTTGTTGCCAGGGGCAGGGGACAGAGTAAGAGAAGTGTATggtttttgtgctgcttttgctgtgaTACACTGGATATTTCAGACATGATGGTGCAAAATGTGGTTTTCATGCATGGAAAAAGATGATTTAATCAACGGTTCTGGAGTAGGCTTTATGACGATGAAATTCTGTGTCTGTGTCACAGTTCACTACAATAATCATGCCATAATTTAGAAATTCAGGAGCTGAGTACCTTAGATGACATACTGGTTGCAGggaagtgaatggaaaaaaattaattgcctcAGACCCAAGATTTCAGAGTAAATGAGCAGAAGAATGTAAATGCAAAGAGGCATAATATCTCGGTATTGTTCCTGAAAAGACTGACTTCTACTAATAAAGCCAAAAGTGACAATAATGGTGATTAGAAGCCAAAAGAGATATTAGCATCATTAGGAGCATGAAACCAGGAGCAGTCAGTGAGAGACCTGTAATTGGCGTTTCTGAGCAGGCCAGAACAAATGCTAATTTAAACAGTTCCCTGTT
Protein-coding sequences here:
- the LOC142406595 gene encoding uncharacterized protein LOC142406595 — its product is MARRDGGGGLSRLLLWLALWGLWRGGAAGALPARGAALPFGAGPPAACSPRCQHGGLCLGNGTCLCSKGYEGELCQHATCYPKCKNGGECLRPGKCRCPPGYGGRYCHKVSCEGGCQNGGECISVNGVVKCLCASGWTGSRCQEAICPQGCRNNGACVAPGICSCPAGWVGGACHLAVCKLPCQHGGKCIAPNVCRCRLPYSGLQCTKKRKE